Part of the Sphingobium sp. TKS genome is shown below.
TCTGTAACCCCAGCTCACCGTATAGGCGAATCCGGCGACAGCCGCATGTCGAGATAATTATCCACCGACTTCATCAACTGCTCCAGCTCATGTTCGAAAAAGTGGTTCGCGCCACGGATCTCGTCATGATGGATGGTGATGCCCTTCTGGGTGCGCAGCTTGTCGACCAGCTTCTGCACGGCGCTCGCGGTGACGACCTCGTCCGCCGTTCCCTGGACGATGATGCCCGAGGAAGGGCAGGGCGCCAGGAAGGAGAAGTCATACATGTTCGCTGGCGGTGCGACCGAGATAAAGCCCCGTATTTCCGGGCGCCGCATCAGCAACTGCATGCCGATCCAGGCGCCAAAGGAGAAACCGGCGATCCATGTCGTCTGCGCCTCCGGATGGAAGCTCTGCACCCAGTCGAGCGCCGCAGCGGCGTCGCTCAATTCGCCAATGCCGTTGTCGAACGTGCCCTGGCTGCGCCCCACGCCACGGAAATTGAACCGCAGCACCGCAAAGCCGCGCCGCACGAAGGTCTTGTAAAGCGCCTGGGTGATACGGTCGTTCATCGTGCCGCCGCCCTGGGGGTGCGGATGGAGGATCATCGCGACCGGCGCGCGGGGGCGGGGGGGAGGGCTGAAGCGGCCTTCGAGGCGGCCTTCGGGTCCGGGGAAAATTACGTCGGGCATGGCACCTGTTATGGTTCTGGGCCGTCGATACGGCGAATGGAGACGGCGCAGCAGCCAATGCTGGCGCTGCGCGACAGACCGCCTATATAGAAGTCGCCACCATTTCCGCAATCAATGAGTGTCTTCCGTCCGTGGCTTCCCACCGTCTCTATCTGGATCACGCTGCCACCACGCCGATATTGCCGCAGGCGCAAGCGGCGATGATCCAGGCGCTGGAAAGCTGGTCCAATCCCTCCAGCCCGCATGGCGACGGCCGCGCAGCCCGCGCCGCGCTGGAGGACGCTCGCCGTCGGATCGGTTCTGCGCTGGGTTGGGACGGGCATGTCATCTTCACCTCCGGCGCCAGCGAAGCCATTGCGATCGCGCTGACCCGCAGCAAGGCGGGACGAATCCTGACATCGCCGGTCGAGCATGATTCGGTCCTGCGCGTGACACCGGAGGCCGAGCGGCTGGAGGTGGATATCAACGGCCTCCTTATTCATCATTCCTGTTTGCACGTTAATGACGGCGGAAAAAGCCTCCTCGCCATCCAGCACGTCAACAATGAAACCGGCGTGATCCAGCCCCTGGAAGAGATCGACCGCGAGGGCGTCATCCTTTTCGCGGACTGCGCCCAGAGCGCCGCCAAACTCCCTCTCCCCGACGCTGACATGATCGCCATCAGCGCGCATAAATTCGGCGGCCCTCCGGGGATCGGTGCGTTGCTCATCAAGGATCTGACCCTGATCCACGCCAGCGGCGGGCAGGAACAGGGCTATCGCGCAGGCACGGAAAACCTCCCCGCCGTCCTCGCCATGGCGGCGGCGCTGGAGGCCCGCACCGACTGGATTCCCAAGGTAGCCACCCTGCGCGCCAAGCTGGATGACGCCATCGAAGCATTCGGCGGCGAGATCGTCGCGCGCGACGCCCCGCGCATCCCCTCCATCGCAAGCTACCGCATGCCCGGCCTTTCGGCCCGCGCCCAGCTTATCCAGTTCGATCTCGCGGGCATTTCCGTCTCGGCCGGCAGCGCCTGTTCCTCCGGCTCGCTCAAGACCAGCCATGTCCTCCACGCCATGGGTTGGGATGAAGCGCAGGCAGGCGAAGTCATCCGCGTCAGCTTTGGCCCCGCCACCAGCGAAGCCGACATAGACCGCTTCATCGAAGCCTGGACCAGCATGGCGGCGCGCGCCCGATGACCATCTATCTCGACTATCAGGCGACCACGCCGCTCGCGCCCGAAGCCTTTGACGCCATGGTCCCGCTGCTCCGCGACCAGTTCGCCAACCCCCATAGCGCCCACCGCCTGGGCCGAGTCGTCGCCGCGCAGGTAGAGGTCGCGCGCGCCGAAATCCTGAAGCTGTTTCCGGAGGGCGGCCGCCTCCTCTTCACTTCCGGCGCTACCGAAGCGCTGAACATGGCGATCCGGGGCGCGCCTTCGGGCGGAATCGTCACTGTCGCCACCGAACATGCCGCCGTTCTTGACACTGTCGAAGCGCAGGGCAGGGCGGGGCGCGACGTCGCCATCCTTCCAGTGGGCTCCGACGGCCTAGTGGATCTCGACCAGGCCGCCAAAGCCATCCGCCCCGGCGTGGCCTTGGTCGCGGTCATGCTGGTCAACAATGAAATCGGCGTCATTCAGCCGGTTGCGGAACTGGCCGAGCTTGCCCACCGTGCGGGCGCCCTCTTTCTCTGCGACGCCGTGCAAGGCTATGGCCGCGTCCCCATTCCGCCCTTATGCGACATGGTCGCGATCAGCGCCCACAAAATCCACGGCCCCAAAGGCGTCGGCGCTCTCTGGCTTCGCGAGGGCGTCGATCTCACCCCCGTCATCCATGGCGGCGGGCAGGAAGGTGGCCTGCGCTCGGGCACCCTTTCGCCCGCTCTCTGCGCGGGCTTCGGCGCTTCTGCCCGCTTGATGCGGGAGCGCGCCGAAACCGACCGCGCCCATGTCGAATCGCTTTGGACAGCCGCCCGCGACCTCTTTTTCCAATGGACGCTCAACGGCAGCGAAACCTGTCGCTATCCCGGCAATCTCAACCTTCGCCGGGCTGGAGTGGACGGTGCGCGGCTGTTGTCGGAATGCCGCGATGTCGCTTTTTCGCTCGGCAGCGCTTGCGCAAGTGGGTCCGGGCGGCCTAGCCATGTGCTGCGCGCACTCGGCCTTTCAGACGCGGAGGCGCGTGGATCGGTGCGGATCGGCTTTGGCCGGTACACGACGCTGGCCGAACTGGAGGATGCCGCGAGGATATTGAATGAGGCAGCCCAAATATGGGCGCCTTGAAGAAAAGCGGGGAACGTCGCACCATGACCAGGGTAATCTTCATCAGCGCCGATGGAGAGCATAAGCAGGAGGTTGAAGCACCGGCCGGATCGGTCCTGCTGGACGTCGCCCAAGCCGCGGGACAGCCGCTTGAGGGCACCTGCGAAGGCCAGATGGCCTGCTCCACCTGCCATGTCATCGTCGACGCCGCCGACTTCGCCAAGCTCAAAAAGGCGAGT
Proteins encoded:
- a CDS encoding 2Fe-2S iron-sulfur cluster-binding protein produces the protein MTRVIFISADGEHKQEVEAPAGSVLLDVAQAAGQPLEGTCEGQMACSTCHVIVDAADFAKLKKASEDEEDMLDLAAAATRTSRLSCQIILDEKLESLTVRIPGESYNMQGM
- a CDS encoding cysteine desulfurase family protein, with the translated sequence MTIYLDYQATTPLAPEAFDAMVPLLRDQFANPHSAHRLGRVVAAQVEVARAEILKLFPEGGRLLFTSGATEALNMAIRGAPSGGIVTVATEHAAVLDTVEAQGRAGRDVAILPVGSDGLVDLDQAAKAIRPGVALVAVMLVNNEIGVIQPVAELAELAHRAGALFLCDAVQGYGRVPIPPLCDMVAISAHKIHGPKGVGALWLREGVDLTPVIHGGGQEGGLRSGTLSPALCAGFGASARLMRERAETDRAHVESLWTAARDLFFQWTLNGSETCRYPGNLNLRRAGVDGARLLSECRDVAFSLGSACASGSGRPSHVLRALGLSDAEARGSVRIGFGRYTTLAELEDAARILNEAAQIWAP
- a CDS encoding cysteine desulfurase family protein; the encoded protein is MASHRLYLDHAATTPILPQAQAAMIQALESWSNPSSPHGDGRAARAALEDARRRIGSALGWDGHVIFTSGASEAIAIALTRSKAGRILTSPVEHDSVLRVTPEAERLEVDINGLLIHHSCLHVNDGGKSLLAIQHVNNETGVIQPLEEIDREGVILFADCAQSAAKLPLPDADMIAISAHKFGGPPGIGALLIKDLTLIHASGGQEQGYRAGTENLPAVLAMAAALEARTDWIPKVATLRAKLDDAIEAFGGEIVARDAPRIPSIASYRMPGLSARAQLIQFDLAGISVSAGSACSSGSLKTSHVLHAMGWDEAQAGEVIRVSFGPATSEADIDRFIEAWTSMAARAR
- a CDS encoding alpha/beta hydrolase, which translates into the protein MPDVIFPGPEGRLEGRFSPPPRPRAPVAMILHPHPQGGGTMNDRITQALYKTFVRRGFAVLRFNFRGVGRSQGTFDNGIGELSDAAAALDWVQSFHPEAQTTWIAGFSFGAWIGMQLLMRRPEIRGFISVAPPANMYDFSFLAPCPSSGIIVQGTADEVVTASAVQKLVDKLRTQKGITIHHDEIRGANHFFEHELEQLMKSVDNYLDMRLSPDSPIR